In Microbacterium foliorum, the following proteins share a genomic window:
- a CDS encoding PP2C family protein-serine/threonine phosphatase has translation MVFEGSSAAISHTGKVRSNNQDSGYSGANLFVVADGMGGHAGGDVASSIAIHRLEPLDQPYTSVEDAQASLQAAATTAAGDLIRAAKDRPELAGLGTTLSAIIMVDDYAVIGHIGDSRIYLYRDDAVTQITADHTFVQRLVDSGRITPEEARYHPRRSVLMRVLSDMDADPELDMFVMHTQPGDRWLLCSDGLSGVVDEAHILKAMRMGMAPGRTADNLLKQALDGGAPDNVTIVLVEVGGQHAMHSGTATIVGSASNPANITVPPVRAPRGNWLHPVRQAANEPSHFEPAPEYLEELIEEDRRRAKRRRLGWIAGMLVVVAMLAFAAFAAYSWTQTRYFVGADEDSVVIYQGVQQNIGPITLSTPLRDTDILLANLPPYQRDSVERTITARSFSDAEAIVTRLQAGADRVTGETPLPTPAPTATPTEDPG, from the coding sequence ATGGTCTTCGAAGGCTCGAGCGCCGCGATCTCCCACACCGGGAAGGTCCGCTCCAACAACCAGGACTCCGGATACTCCGGGGCGAACCTGTTCGTCGTCGCCGACGGCATGGGCGGCCACGCGGGCGGCGACGTCGCCTCGAGCATCGCGATCCACCGGCTCGAGCCGCTCGACCAGCCCTACACCTCGGTCGAAGACGCGCAGGCCTCCCTTCAGGCCGCCGCGACGACGGCAGCCGGCGATCTGATCCGCGCCGCCAAGGACCGCCCCGAGCTCGCCGGCCTCGGCACCACGCTCAGCGCGATCATCATGGTCGACGACTACGCGGTCATCGGCCACATCGGCGACTCGCGCATCTACCTCTACCGCGACGATGCGGTCACACAGATCACGGCCGACCACACCTTCGTGCAGCGGCTCGTCGACTCGGGCCGCATCACCCCCGAAGAGGCGCGGTACCACCCGCGTCGTTCGGTGCTCATGCGCGTGCTCAGCGACATGGACGCCGACCCCGAGCTCGACATGTTCGTCATGCACACCCAGCCGGGCGACCGCTGGCTGCTGTGCTCCGACGGACTCTCGGGTGTCGTCGATGAGGCGCACATCCTCAAGGCGATGCGCATGGGCATGGCACCGGGGCGCACGGCAGACAACCTGCTGAAGCAGGCGCTCGACGGCGGTGCTCCCGACAACGTGACGATCGTCCTCGTCGAGGTCGGCGGACAGCACGCCATGCACTCCGGCACCGCCACGATCGTCGGATCGGCGTCGAACCCCGCCAACATCACCGTGCCGCCCGTGCGCGCACCGCGCGGCAACTGGCTGCACCCTGTTCGGCAGGCGGCGAACGAGCCCAGCCACTTCGAGCCGGCCCCCGAGTATCTCGAAGAGCTCATCGAAGAAGACCGCCGGCGTGCGAAGCGCCGCCGGCTCGGCTGGATCGCCGGGATGCTGGTGGTCGTCGCGATGCTCGCGTTCGCCGCCTTCGCGGCCTACAGCTGGACCCAGACCCGCTACTTCGTCGGCGCCGACGAAGACAGTGTCGTGATCTACCAGGGCGTGCAGCAGAACATCGGCCCGATCACTCTGTCGACGCCGCTGCGCGACACCGACATCCTGCTCGCGAACCTGCCGCCGTACCAGCGCGATTCCGTCGAGCGCACGATCACCGCCCGTTCCTTCTCCGACGCCGAGGCGATCGTCACGCGTCTGCAGGCCGGAGCAGACCGTGTGACCGGCGAGACTCCCCTGCCCACTCCCGCGCCCACCGCGACGCCTACGGAGGATCCCGGATGA
- a CDS encoding FHA domain-containing protein FhaB/FipA has protein sequence MSTPSELVLLLLRIGFLLILWFFVFGVVYSLRADLFGMKVRKLPAEAAAAMPAPTQAPASAPASRPASSKPSTGPATVATAKRLVITSGPKAGLELPLGTETLTIGRSSESALVIRDDYTSSHHARLLLRGDSWAIQDLDSTNGTYVAGQRVTGGPVGLSLGTPIKVGATTFELRA, from the coding sequence GTGAGCACTCCCAGCGAGCTCGTCCTGCTCCTGCTGCGCATCGGCTTCCTGCTGATCCTGTGGTTCTTCGTGTTCGGGGTCGTCTACTCGCTGCGCGCCGACCTGTTCGGCATGAAGGTGCGCAAGCTCCCGGCCGAGGCCGCTGCGGCGATGCCCGCCCCGACACAGGCACCCGCCTCGGCGCCGGCATCTCGCCCCGCCTCTTCGAAGCCCAGCACCGGCCCCGCGACAGTCGCGACGGCCAAGCGTCTCGTGATCACCTCCGGACCGAAGGCAGGACTCGAACTCCCCCTCGGCACCGAGACGCTGACGATCGGCCGCTCGAGCGAGTCTGCTCTCGTGATCCGCGACGACTACACCTCCAGCCATCACGCACGTCTGCTGCTCCGAGGCGACAGCTGGGCCATCCAGGACCTCGACTCCACCAACGGCACGTACGTCGCCGGCCAGCGGGTGACCGGCGGTCCGGTCGGCCTCTCCCTCGGCACCCCGATCAAGGTGGGCGCCACGACCTTCGAGCTGCGAGCCTGA
- a CDS encoding FtsW/RodA/SpoVE family cell cycle protein: protein MSADVTADTSVIKALKKMRMPQTQRNREFWLLLFAVAISGASLTLVQLGALGIIDPMILAIGGGLAVLAFAVHFVLRAVASAADPFILPIATLLTGLGIAMIYRIDIAESLTGWNAYSTKQLAWTAISLAGAIATIILLRNYRVLFRYTYIFGLSGILLLLLPFVPGLRIPDANAQVWVSLGGMFAFQPGELAKICLAIFFAGYLVRTRESLTSVGTKFLGITWPRMRELGPVLVVWAISLGIIVIQRDLGTGTLIFGMFVAMLYVATGKTSWVLIGLGLVAAGVAVATQILSYVQGRFTNWLFLFDSEKVDPDVAGFQPMQGLFGLAHGGLLGTGWGQGRPEVTPLAHSDYIITSLGEEIGLIGLFAILCLYMVFVSRGVRIGLAGQDDFGKLLAIGLSFTIALQVFIMVGGVTRLIPLTGLTTPFLAAGGSSLVANWLIVAILLRISDGVRSQPRAVIG from the coding sequence ATGAGCGCCGACGTCACGGCCGACACGAGCGTCATCAAGGCCCTCAAGAAGATGCGGATGCCGCAGACGCAGCGCAACCGCGAGTTCTGGCTGCTTCTGTTCGCCGTCGCGATCAGCGGCGCCTCCCTCACCCTCGTGCAGCTCGGCGCCCTCGGCATCATCGACCCGATGATCCTCGCGATCGGCGGTGGACTCGCCGTCCTGGCGTTCGCGGTGCACTTCGTGCTGCGCGCCGTGGCCTCCGCTGCCGATCCCTTCATCCTGCCGATCGCCACCCTGCTCACGGGCCTCGGCATCGCGATGATCTACCGCATCGACATCGCCGAGTCGCTGACCGGGTGGAACGCATACTCGACCAAGCAGCTCGCGTGGACCGCGATTTCGCTCGCCGGCGCGATCGCCACCATCATCCTGCTGCGCAACTACCGGGTGTTGTTCCGCTACACCTACATCTTCGGCCTCTCCGGCATCCTGCTGCTGCTGCTGCCGTTCGTGCCCGGCCTGCGCATCCCCGACGCGAACGCCCAGGTGTGGGTGTCACTCGGTGGCATGTTCGCCTTCCAGCCCGGCGAGCTGGCCAAGATCTGCCTCGCCATCTTCTTCGCCGGCTACCTGGTGCGCACCCGCGAGAGCCTCACGTCGGTGGGCACGAAGTTCCTCGGCATCACCTGGCCTCGCATGCGCGAGCTCGGCCCCGTGCTCGTCGTGTGGGCTATCTCGCTCGGAATCATCGTGATCCAGCGCGACCTCGGCACCGGAACCCTCATCTTCGGCATGTTCGTCGCGATGCTCTACGTCGCCACCGGAAAGACCAGCTGGGTGCTGATCGGCCTCGGCCTGGTCGCCGCGGGAGTCGCGGTCGCCACGCAGATCCTCAGCTACGTGCAGGGCCGCTTCACGAACTGGCTGTTCCTCTTCGACTCCGAGAAGGTCGACCCGGACGTCGCGGGATTCCAGCCCATGCAGGGCCTGTTCGGCCTCGCGCACGGCGGTCTGCTCGGCACCGGGTGGGGTCAGGGTCGCCCCGAGGTCACCCCGCTCGCGCACAGCGACTACATCATCACCAGCCTCGGCGAGGAGATCGGCCTGATCGGGCTGTTCGCCATCCTCTGCCTCTACATGGTGTTCGTCAGCCGCGGCGTGCGCATCGGGCTCGCCGGTCAGGACGATTTCGGCAAGCTGCTCGCGATCGGCCTCTCGTTCACCATCGCACTGCAGGTGTTCATCATGGTCGGCGGTGTGACCCGGCTGATCCCGCTCACCGGTCTGACCACCCCGTTCCTCGCCGCCGGTGGCTCATCGCTCGTGGCCAACTGGCTCATCGTCGCGATCCTGCTGCGCATCTCCGACGGCGTCCGCAGCCAACCCAGGGCGGTGATCGGCTGA
- a CDS encoding FhaA domain-containing protein, whose product MGLLDSFEKGLERAVNSAFAKTFRSGIQPVEIASALRREADTKAAVVSRDRIIAPNNFVVRLSTDDAERMQGLGGALTDELHALLTKHAKAQGYSFSGPLSISLEGDDKIATGTINVSSGTVEGRVNWQAVIDVDGRRHSLTRARTVIGRGTDADITISDAGSSRKHVEVLWDGERAMMRDLGSTNGTKVDGQKVREAALPSETTITIGRTDLVFRIVPVATPSRPPRPRDDDATRAFGAIS is encoded by the coding sequence GTGGGACTACTTGACAGCTTTGAGAAGGGTCTCGAGCGCGCTGTGAACAGCGCCTTCGCGAAGACCTTCCGCAGCGGCATCCAGCCCGTGGAGATCGCTTCGGCCCTTCGGCGCGAAGCGGACACCAAAGCGGCTGTGGTGAGCAGGGACCGCATCATCGCGCCCAACAACTTCGTGGTGCGCCTCAGCACAGACGACGCCGAGCGGATGCAGGGGCTCGGCGGAGCGCTCACCGATGAGCTGCATGCACTTCTCACGAAGCACGCGAAGGCCCAGGGCTACAGCTTCTCGGGCCCGCTCTCGATCTCGCTCGAGGGCGACGACAAGATCGCCACCGGCACGATCAACGTCAGCTCGGGCACGGTCGAAGGCCGCGTCAACTGGCAGGCCGTGATCGACGTCGACGGGCGTCGCCATTCGCTCACCCGCGCGCGCACCGTGATCGGCCGCGGAACGGATGCCGACATCACGATCTCCGACGCCGGATCCAGCCGCAAGCACGTCGAGGTCCTCTGGGACGGCGAGCGCGCCATGATGCGTGACCTCGGCTCGACCAACGGCACCAAGGTCGACGGCCAGAAGGTGCGCGAAGCGGCGCTGCCCTCCGAGACCACCATCACCATCGGACGCACCGATCTGGTGTTCCGCATCGTTCCCGTCGCCACTCCGTCACGCCCGCCGCGTCCGCGCGACGACGACGCGACCCGCGCGTTCGGAGCCATCTCGTGA
- a CDS encoding peptidoglycan D,D-transpeptidase FtsI family protein, producing MTKELRRLSIVMLFMFLSLFAATSWIQVVEADSLGQNPNNRRTLLDSYEIQRGSIIVDDVAIASSTPSDDRYQFQRVYTDAAMWAPVTGYFNPALQSATGIERAMNSDLSGTGSSAFFAEIERILSGQPQSGFSVELTLDTAAQRAAYEGLQGLNGAVVAIEPKTGRILAMVSTPGFDTNLLATHDADAANATYDQLDEDPAKPLSNRAIAGDLNPPGSTFKLVVAAAAYESGNWTPDSTLPNPARYTLPGSNNTVANAWGGTCGSGDTVTIAEAIRLSCNIPMAELAVELGDDAIREMAEKFGFNQSFSTPLESTPSSYPRALDDAQTALTGFGQGQVTSTPLQIAMVAAGIANDGVVMNPRLVDTVIGNDLSVIRSYDDTQFGQATDATTAEQVAASMVASVSNGAAQGARIDGVDVAGKTGTTENGNKPYTLWFTGFAPADDPEVAVAVLVEDGGGQGQSGSGDTIAAPIAKKVIEAVLGR from the coding sequence ATGACGAAAGAACTCCGCCGTCTCAGCATCGTGATGCTGTTCATGTTCCTGTCGCTGTTCGCGGCGACCAGCTGGATCCAGGTCGTCGAGGCCGATTCCCTCGGGCAGAACCCGAACAACAGGCGCACGCTGCTCGACAGCTACGAGATCCAACGCGGATCCATCATCGTCGACGACGTGGCGATCGCCTCCTCGACGCCCTCGGACGACCGCTACCAGTTCCAGCGCGTCTACACGGATGCCGCGATGTGGGCGCCCGTCACCGGGTACTTCAACCCCGCTCTGCAGTCGGCGACCGGGATCGAGCGGGCGATGAACTCCGACCTCTCCGGCACCGGCTCGAGCGCGTTCTTCGCCGAGATCGAGCGGATCCTCTCGGGCCAGCCGCAGAGCGGATTCAGTGTGGAACTGACTCTCGACACCGCTGCACAGCGAGCGGCCTACGAGGGCCTGCAGGGCCTCAACGGCGCTGTCGTGGCCATCGAGCCGAAGACCGGGCGGATTCTCGCCATGGTGTCGACGCCAGGCTTCGACACCAACCTGCTCGCGACCCATGACGCGGATGCCGCGAACGCGACCTACGATCAGCTCGACGAAGACCCGGCGAAGCCGCTCTCGAATCGGGCGATCGCCGGCGACCTCAACCCCCCGGGCTCGACGTTCAAGCTGGTCGTGGCGGCCGCGGCCTATGAGTCGGGCAATTGGACGCCCGACTCGACGCTCCCGAACCCTGCGCGGTACACACTGCCGGGTTCGAACAACACGGTCGCCAACGCCTGGGGCGGCACGTGCGGCAGCGGTGACACCGTCACCATCGCCGAAGCCATCCGGCTGAGTTGCAACATCCCCATGGCCGAGCTCGCGGTCGAGCTCGGTGACGACGCGATTCGCGAGATGGCCGAGAAGTTCGGCTTCAATCAGAGCTTCTCCACGCCGCTGGAATCCACGCCCTCGAGCTACCCGCGGGCTCTCGACGACGCGCAGACCGCGCTCACCGGGTTCGGGCAGGGACAGGTCACCTCCACACCGCTGCAGATCGCGATGGTGGCGGCCGGGATCGCGAACGACGGCGTCGTGATGAACCCCCGCCTGGTCGACACGGTGATCGGCAACGACCTCTCGGTCATCCGTTCGTACGACGACACCCAGTTCGGACAGGCCACCGATGCGACGACCGCCGAACAGGTCGCGGCGTCGATGGTCGCCAGCGTCTCGAACGGCGCTGCCCAGGGTGCAAGAATAGACGGGGTCGATGTGGCTGGAAAGACAGGCACGACCGAGAACGGTAACAAGCCCTACACGTTGTGGTTCACCGGTTTCGCACCGGCGGACGACCCGGAAGTGGCAGTAGCGGTCCTCGTCGAAGACGGCGGCGGACAAGGGCAGTCAGGATCCGGCGACACCATCGCCGCTCCGATTGCAAAGAAGGTCATAGAGGCGGTGCTGGGCAGATGA